In Myxococcus stipitatus, the following are encoded in one genomic region:
- a CDS encoding MetQ/NlpA family ABC transporter substrate-binding protein: MKPPSSFLLIPLAFAAISAVLLVGTGCKKSEAPATGEAPGVPTLKVGVNPVPHGEILRAAVPVALRDGVRIEVVEFTDYVQPNIALADGQLDANYFQHVPYLERFAADRRLSLSSAGAVHLEPLALYSTKHRQLAELPEGSQITIPSDPSNASRALHLLEDHGLLRLRENVGAAATVQDVVGNPRKLVLREIDAEQQPRTLEDVAAAVINGNYFLEAQKHLKLDAKVLASESSARNPYANVIVVRKGDEARPEVRVLLKALQSTEVRRFIESNYGGAVVPAF; the protein is encoded by the coding sequence ATGAAGCCACCTTCATCATTCCTGCTCATTCCCCTGGCTTTCGCCGCCATCTCCGCCGTGTTGTTGGTGGGGACGGGCTGCAAGAAGTCCGAAGCCCCCGCCACGGGCGAGGCCCCGGGTGTTCCCACCCTCAAGGTCGGCGTCAATCCCGTGCCCCATGGGGAGATTCTCCGCGCGGCGGTGCCCGTGGCATTGCGTGACGGCGTGCGCATCGAGGTCGTGGAGTTCACCGACTACGTGCAGCCGAACATCGCGCTGGCGGATGGTCAGCTCGATGCCAACTACTTCCAGCACGTGCCGTACCTGGAGCGCTTCGCCGCGGACCGGAGGCTTTCTCTGAGCAGCGCGGGCGCCGTGCACCTGGAGCCGCTGGCGCTCTATTCGACGAAGCACCGGCAGCTCGCGGAGTTGCCCGAGGGCTCGCAAATCACCATTCCCTCGGACCCCAGCAATGCGTCGCGTGCGCTCCATCTGCTGGAGGACCATGGGCTGCTGCGCCTGCGTGAGAACGTGGGCGCCGCCGCGACGGTGCAGGACGTGGTGGGCAACCCGCGCAAGCTGGTGCTGCGTGAGATTGATGCCGAGCAGCAGCCGCGCACGTTGGAAGACGTGGCCGCGGCGGTCATCAATGGCAACTACTTCCTGGAGGCGCAGAAGCACTTGAAGCTCGACGCCAAGGTGCTGGCCAGCGAGTCCTCCGCGCGCAACCCGTACGCCAACGTGATTGTGGTGAGGAAGGGCGACGAGGCCCGCCCCGAGGTCCGCGTGCTGCTCAAGGCGCTCCAGTCCACCGAAGTGCGCCGGTTCATCGAGTCGAACTACGGCGGCGCGGTGGTGCCCGCGTTCTGA
- a CDS encoding methionine ABC transporter permease, whose protein sequence is MTSVATVLVVLAGLPLGVLLVLTDRGGLWERPVLNRVLGTAVNVGRSVPFIILMVAIVPLTRWLVGTTIGTTAAIVPLVVAAIPFMGRVVEQALREVDAGLVEAAIAMGSTHRRVIFRVLLPEALPSLVRGSALMVISLLGYSAMAGAVGGGGLGDLAVKYGYMRFRTDVMLGCLAVLLALVQLVQWLGDGLASRFDHSSSAPQRAHD, encoded by the coding sequence ATGACGTCGGTGGCCACGGTGCTGGTGGTGCTCGCGGGGTTGCCCCTGGGGGTGCTGCTGGTGCTGACGGACCGGGGCGGGCTGTGGGAGCGCCCGGTGTTGAATCGCGTGCTGGGCACGGCGGTCAACGTGGGGCGCTCGGTGCCCTTCATCATCTTGATGGTGGCCATCGTCCCGCTGACGCGGTGGCTGGTGGGGACGACCATCGGCACCACGGCGGCCATCGTTCCGCTGGTGGTCGCGGCGATTCCGTTCATGGGCCGCGTGGTGGAGCAGGCGCTGCGGGAGGTGGATGCGGGACTGGTGGAGGCGGCCATCGCCATGGGCTCCACCCACCGCCGCGTCATCTTCCGCGTGTTGTTGCCGGAGGCCCTGCCTTCTCTCGTGCGAGGGAGCGCGCTCATGGTTATCAGCCTGCTCGGCTACAGCGCCATGGCGGGAGCCGTGGGTGGAGGTGGGCTGGGAGACCTCGCGGTGAAGTACGGCTACATGCGCTTCCGCACCGACGTCATGCTGGGCTGCCTCGCCGTGTTGTTGGCGCTGGTGCAGCTCGTGCAGTGGTTGGGTGATGGCCTGGCCTCCCGGTTCGACCACTCGAGCTCCGCGCCTCAACGCGCGCACGACTGA
- a CDS encoding MBL fold metallo-hydrolase, whose translation MPLRFKNLDGSGPQPFSTVFKWAVADKLSGRRRKSPDHAPVPHVAPDLALLATPPAPGEGARLTWLGHASWLVQLDGISLLIDPVLRDAINVVIRRNVPPGVPIHQLPPIAASLVSHNHYDHLDLPTLTDVHAPIVTGLGHTPVFRGTGLAVTELDWWHSTRVGPVTVHFVPSQHWSRRGLNDANDMLWGGFVIEGSSARLYHSGDTAWFDGFHDIGQRFPHLDAAMLPIGAYDPEWFMSRQHMNPEEAVRAFEALRARDFLAMHWGTFKLTDEPLDEPPRRLDAEWTRRNWPREHLHVLPVGGTLTVHAS comes from the coding sequence ATGCCCCTGCGCTTCAAGAACCTCGACGGCTCCGGCCCCCAACCCTTCAGCACCGTCTTCAAATGGGCCGTCGCCGACAAACTCTCGGGCCGCCGCCGCAAGTCCCCCGACCACGCCCCCGTCCCTCACGTCGCCCCCGACCTCGCCCTCCTCGCCACGCCCCCCGCCCCCGGTGAAGGCGCCCGCCTCACCTGGCTCGGCCACGCCAGCTGGCTCGTCCAACTCGACGGAATCTCCCTCCTCATCGACCCCGTCCTGCGCGACGCCATCAACGTCGTCATCCGCCGCAACGTCCCTCCCGGCGTCCCCATCCACCAGCTCCCCCCCATCGCCGCCAGCCTCGTCTCCCACAACCACTACGACCACCTGGACCTCCCCACCCTCACCGATGTCCACGCCCCCATCGTCACCGGCCTCGGCCACACCCCCGTGTTCCGCGGCACCGGCCTCGCCGTCACCGAACTCGACTGGTGGCACTCCACCCGCGTCGGCCCTGTCACCGTCCACTTCGTCCCCTCCCAACACTGGAGCCGGCGCGGCCTCAACGACGCCAATGACATGCTCTGGGGCGGCTTCGTCATCGAAGGCTCCAGCGCACGCCTCTACCACTCCGGCGATACCGCCTGGTTCGACGGCTTCCACGACATCGGCCAACGCTTCCCCCACCTCGACGCCGCCATGCTCCCCATCGGCGCCTATGACCCCGAATGGTTCATGAGCCGCCAGCACATGAATCCCGAGGAAGCCGTGCGAGCCTTTGAAGCCCTCCGCGCCCGGGACTTCCTCGCCATGCACTGGGGCACCTTCAAGCTCACCGACGAGCCGCTCGACGAGCCGCCCCGCCGCCTGGACGCCGAGTGGACCCGCCGGAACTGGCCGCGAGAACACCTCCACGTCCTACCCGTGGGAGGAACTCTCACCGTGCACGCGAGTTGA
- a CDS encoding sensor histidine kinase encodes MLPTSGSTTRKLLLAFGALVALFTAASGFALARLADIHDGSHQLREAGNRVRDALELATAVRDQYAHVAHTIILGNASHVHFHEESRARVEALTRRLREQAQDAEERAWVADIQENGDALERLYRDTLLPAVLAKDHATVTAVHGQVLERVSVVQARAESLAHRFDKSIGSFEAHVGAVEHNSFRWALLLLGGATLFAIGVGIYIGNSVARPVARLSEGAARLAQGDLDTRIPENDPGELGRLAAQFNRMTEALRTHQAQLVQHEKLASVGRLAAGVAHEINNPLGVILGYVRILQRKAEGPLAEDLKVVEEEAVRCQQIVEGLLDLSRPGHGPMEKISVRETCEDVVARLREAERLGQVEVRVEGTASAWAQPLRLRQVLLNLVKNAAEAAGTGGTVEVRIEPDKDGGASVAISDSGPGVKPEDRRRLFEPFFTTKSTGTGLGLAVSQAIAEAHGGRIEADTGPLGGARFTLRLPPASAEREAMA; translated from the coding sequence ATGCTGCCCACCTCCGGCTCCACGACTCGCAAGCTCCTGCTCGCATTCGGCGCGCTCGTGGCCCTCTTCACCGCCGCCTCGGGCTTCGCGCTCGCCCGCCTGGCCGACATTCACGACGGCTCCCATCAGCTGCGTGAAGCTGGCAACCGCGTCCGTGATGCCCTCGAGCTCGCCACCGCCGTGCGAGACCAGTACGCGCACGTGGCTCACACCATCATCCTCGGCAACGCGAGCCACGTTCACTTCCACGAGGAATCACGGGCACGCGTCGAAGCGCTCACCCGCCGCCTCCGTGAGCAGGCTCAAGACGCCGAAGAGCGCGCCTGGGTGGCCGACATCCAGGAGAACGGCGACGCACTCGAGCGCTTGTACCGGGACACCCTTCTCCCCGCCGTGCTCGCCAAGGACCACGCCACCGTGACCGCCGTCCACGGGCAGGTGCTCGAACGCGTGTCCGTCGTTCAGGCCCGCGCTGAATCCCTGGCGCATCGCTTCGACAAATCCATCGGCTCCTTCGAGGCGCACGTCGGAGCCGTCGAACACAACAGCTTCCGCTGGGCGCTGCTCCTGCTCGGCGGCGCCACGCTGTTCGCCATTGGCGTCGGCATCTACATCGGCAACTCCGTCGCCCGCCCCGTCGCCCGTCTGTCCGAAGGCGCCGCGCGGCTCGCACAAGGCGACCTCGACACGCGCATCCCGGAGAACGACCCTGGAGAACTCGGCCGCCTCGCCGCGCAGTTCAACCGCATGACCGAGGCCCTGCGCACGCATCAAGCCCAGCTCGTTCAGCACGAGAAGCTCGCCAGCGTCGGCCGCCTCGCCGCGGGTGTGGCGCACGAAATCAACAACCCCCTGGGGGTCATCCTCGGCTATGTGCGCATCCTCCAACGAAAGGCGGAGGGCCCCCTGGCGGAGGACCTGAAAGTCGTCGAGGAGGAAGCCGTGCGCTGCCAGCAGATTGTCGAAGGACTGCTCGACCTCTCCCGACCGGGCCATGGACCCATGGAGAAGATCTCCGTACGAGAGACCTGTGAGGACGTCGTGGCGAGGCTGCGAGAAGCCGAGCGGCTCGGCCAGGTCGAAGTCCGAGTGGAGGGCACCGCGAGCGCCTGGGCCCAGCCTCTGCGCCTGCGCCAGGTCCTGCTCAACCTCGTGAAGAACGCCGCGGAGGCTGCTGGCACCGGTGGCACCGTGGAAGTGCGAATCGAACCCGACAAGGATGGAGGCGCCAGCGTGGCCATCTCCGACTCCGGGCCCGGCGTGAAGCCCGAGGACCGTCGCCGCCTCTTCGAGCCGTTCTTCACCACCAAGTCCACCGGCACGGGCCTGGGGCTCGCCGTGAGTCAGGCCATCGCGGAGGCACATGGGGGCCGCATCGAAGCGGACACCGGCCCTCTTGGCGGCGCGCGGTTCACGTTGCGACTCCCACCCGCGTCCGCCGAACGGGAGGCGATGGCATGA
- a CDS encoding M14 family zinc carboxypeptidase — MLLATALSLALTQAPLPLTTVSEQSGWTRTGRYAEVESLCRAFPKAFPGKVRCDTFGTTPEGRPMLALIASADGTLTPAANAKKNRPVVFFQGGIHAGEIDGKDAGFALLRDLLSGKTLPGVLKNVTAVFVPVFNVDGHERFGPNNRPNQVGPEEMGWRTTAQNFNLNRDYVKADAPEMVALLRYLNTWDALIYADLHVTDGAKFEPDVAISIEPQQSGPAPLRAAGVKLARELLQELETQGHQPLDFYPAFIEDDDPMSGFAYGVPSPRFSHAYAASHRRFGVLVETHSWKPYAQRVKATRNVVASLLRMAARDGATMLAAVKAADAEAQAGKVRDVVLAWKHTAQSRPIAFRGYAYERGTSEVSGQTWIRYDDSKPQVWNVPYFDTVEPALTVSLPAGGYLVPPAHAAWVAQKLTTHGLSFQRITRPTPASDVEVFRATEMKWGASSNEGHQMLSIKGAWEKQSQALPAGTLYIPVAQAGVELVAHLLEPSGPDSLLSWGFFNPHFEQKEYIEDYVLEPFARELLAKDATVKAEWDAKLKDPAFAKDARARLRFFYERHPARDTQLRVYPVLRTATAPTGLTAGR; from the coding sequence ATGCTCCTCGCCACCGCCCTGTCCCTGGCGCTCACCCAGGCGCCACTCCCCCTCACCACCGTCTCCGAGCAGAGCGGCTGGACACGCACCGGCCGCTACGCCGAGGTCGAATCCCTCTGCCGCGCCTTCCCCAAGGCCTTCCCCGGCAAGGTGCGCTGCGACACGTTCGGCACCACCCCCGAGGGCCGCCCCATGCTCGCCCTCATCGCCAGCGCGGACGGCACCCTCACCCCCGCCGCCAACGCGAAGAAGAACCGCCCCGTCGTCTTCTTCCAGGGCGGCATCCACGCGGGCGAAATCGACGGCAAGGACGCGGGCTTCGCGCTGCTGCGCGACTTGCTCTCCGGCAAGACACTCCCCGGCGTCCTGAAGAACGTCACCGCCGTCTTCGTCCCCGTCTTCAACGTCGACGGACACGAGCGCTTCGGCCCCAACAACCGCCCCAACCAGGTCGGCCCCGAGGAGATGGGCTGGCGCACCACCGCGCAGAACTTCAACCTCAACCGCGACTACGTCAAGGCGGACGCCCCGGAGATGGTGGCCCTGCTGCGCTACCTCAACACCTGGGACGCGCTCATCTACGCGGACCTGCACGTCACCGACGGCGCCAAGTTCGAGCCCGATGTCGCCATCAGCATCGAGCCCCAGCAGTCCGGCCCCGCGCCCCTGCGCGCCGCCGGCGTGAAGCTGGCGCGGGAACTCCTCCAGGAACTGGAGACCCAAGGCCACCAGCCGCTCGACTTCTACCCGGCCTTCATCGAGGACGATGACCCGATGTCCGGCTTCGCCTACGGCGTGCCCTCCCCGCGCTTCAGCCACGCCTACGCCGCCAGCCACCGCCGCTTCGGCGTCCTCGTGGAGACCCACTCCTGGAAGCCCTATGCCCAGCGCGTGAAGGCCACGCGCAACGTCGTCGCGAGCCTCTTGCGGATGGCCGCGCGCGATGGCGCCACGATGCTCGCCGCCGTGAAGGCCGCCGACGCGGAGGCCCAGGCGGGCAAGGTGCGCGACGTGGTGCTCGCGTGGAAGCACACCGCGCAGAGCCGCCCCATCGCCTTCCGAGGCTACGCCTACGAGCGCGGCACCTCGGAGGTCTCCGGCCAGACGTGGATTCGCTACGACGACTCCAAGCCCCAGGTCTGGAACGTGCCCTACTTCGACACGGTGGAGCCCGCGCTCACCGTCTCGCTGCCCGCGGGCGGCTACCTGGTGCCCCCCGCGCACGCCGCATGGGTCGCCCAGAAGCTCACCACCCACGGCCTGAGCTTCCAGCGCATCACCCGCCCCACGCCCGCAAGCGACGTGGAGGTCTTCCGCGCCACCGAGATGAAATGGGGCGCCTCCTCCAACGAGGGCCACCAGATGCTCTCCATCAAGGGCGCATGGGAGAAGCAGTCGCAGGCGCTCCCCGCGGGCACGCTGTACATCCCCGTGGCCCAGGCCGGCGTGGAGCTGGTGGCCCACCTGCTGGAGCCCTCCGGCCCCGACTCGCTGCTCTCCTGGGGCTTCTTCAATCCCCACTTCGAGCAGAAGGAGTACATCGAGGACTACGTGCTGGAGCCCTTCGCGCGGGAGCTGCTCGCCAAGGACGCCACCGTGAAGGCCGAGTGGGACGCGAAGCTCAAGGACCCCGCCTTCGCCAAGGACGCGCGGGCACGCCTGCGCTTCTTCTATGAGCGCCACCCCGCTCGTGACACCCAGCTGCGCGTCTACCCCGTCCTGCGCACGGCCACCGCGCCCACGGGCCTCACCGCGGGCCGGTAG
- a CDS encoding sigma-54 dependent transcriptional regulator, which translates to MSTPSKPSVLVVDDKENMRKLFSRILGDAYAVTEAADGEQAIAQLASREFDVVVTDIQMPGADGFAVLREVKHRAPDTQVILVTAYASIPKAVEAIKEGAYDYLSKPFDPDEVALVVARALEKRRQGREAEGLKSRLAVAPELHGLLGGSAAMQALHGLLSQVAARDLTVLLTGETGTGKELAARAVHRESPRAAKPFVAVNCGALPAELVESELFGHAKGSFTGATAAKTGLFEEAHGGTLFLDEIGDLPLPVQVKLNRALQEKEVRRVGTTTPVKVDVRVVAATHRDLSAEVSAGRFREDLYYRLNVVTVQLPPLRERREDVPLLAMNFLARAGRPEVEGFTPEALRALAAHDWPGNVRQLENAVARAVAVARGTRITPEDLPPEVNTARAAASGATAPGVRATSDSLAKLPYREAVDGARDAVSREYLSALMQEFGGNVTHAAERAGMERESLHRLLKRYGVRSEDFKRSE; encoded by the coding sequence ATGAGCACTCCCTCGAAACCCAGTGTCCTCGTCGTCGACGACAAGGAGAACATGCGCAAGCTGTTCTCCCGCATCCTCGGAGACGCCTACGCGGTGACGGAGGCCGCGGACGGAGAGCAGGCCATCGCCCAGCTCGCATCGCGCGAGTTCGACGTGGTGGTGACGGACATCCAGATGCCGGGAGCGGATGGCTTCGCCGTGCTGCGCGAAGTGAAGCACCGAGCACCTGACACCCAGGTCATCCTCGTCACGGCGTATGCCAGCATCCCCAAGGCGGTGGAGGCCATCAAGGAAGGGGCCTACGACTACCTCTCCAAGCCGTTCGACCCGGACGAAGTGGCGCTCGTGGTGGCGCGAGCCCTCGAGAAGCGCCGTCAGGGACGCGAAGCCGAGGGGCTGAAGTCGCGCCTCGCCGTGGCGCCCGAGCTGCACGGACTCCTGGGCGGAAGCGCGGCGATGCAAGCACTGCACGGCCTGTTGTCCCAGGTCGCCGCGCGAGACCTCACCGTGTTGCTCACTGGAGAGACCGGCACGGGCAAGGAGCTGGCCGCGCGCGCTGTCCACCGGGAGAGCCCGCGAGCGGCGAAGCCCTTCGTCGCCGTGAACTGCGGCGCGCTGCCAGCGGAGCTCGTGGAGAGTGAGCTCTTCGGCCACGCGAAGGGCTCCTTCACCGGAGCCACCGCCGCGAAGACCGGCCTCTTCGAGGAGGCGCACGGAGGCACGCTCTTCCTCGACGAGATTGGCGATCTGCCGTTGCCCGTCCAGGTGAAGCTCAATCGCGCGCTCCAGGAGAAGGAGGTCCGCCGAGTGGGCACCACCACCCCGGTGAAGGTGGACGTGCGAGTCGTCGCCGCCACGCACCGCGACTTGTCCGCCGAAGTCTCAGCGGGCCGCTTCCGCGAGGACCTCTACTACCGGCTCAACGTCGTGACGGTCCAACTCCCCCCATTGCGAGAGCGGCGCGAGGACGTCCCCCTGCTCGCGATGAACTTCCTCGCCCGAGCAGGACGCCCTGAGGTCGAGGGCTTCACCCCCGAGGCGCTGCGAGCCCTCGCCGCTCACGACTGGCCAGGGAACGTGCGTCAGCTCGAGAACGCGGTGGCACGGGCCGTGGCCGTGGCGCGAGGCACGCGAATCACTCCCGAGGACCTTCCTCCGGAGGTCAACACCGCCCGCGCCGCCGCGTCGGGAGCGACAGCACCCGGTGTCAGGGCCACGAGCGATTCCCTCGCGAAGCTGCCCTACCGCGAGGCGGTGGACGGCGCGAGAGACGCCGTATCCCGTGAGTACCTCTCCGCGCTGATGCAGGAGTTCGGCGGCAACGTCACCCACGCGGCCGAGCGCGCGGGCATGGAGCGCGAAAGCCTCCACCGGTTGCTCAAGCGCTACGGCGTGCGCTCAGAGGACTTCAAGCGCTCCGAATAG